In Microbacterium sp. AB, a single genomic region encodes these proteins:
- a CDS encoding zinc-dependent alcohol dehydrogenase family protein: MRATIIHGEKDIRLEEVPDPRLVSGQDAIVRVVASCVCGSDLWHYRGIASSAKVPRPIGHEFVGIVEEVADGVARVKVGDFVIAPFYDCDMTCANCRNGFSTSCLEKGDWGGEDHWGHPVDGGQGEYVRVPHADGTLTVVPGGAPSDDLVPGLLTLSDVFLTGHHAAVSAGVTAGSTVVVVGDGAVGLSGVLASTRLGAGRIVAMSRHAPRQALAREFGATDVVAERGVEGVAAVKDLFDGIGPDAVLECVGTKESMDQALRSARPGGQVGFVGVPHGEPELPVRRMFSTNVGVRGGVAPVRNYAEALLPEVLDRTIDPGRVFDLELPLADVAEAYAAMDERRAIKTLLRP; the protein is encoded by the coding sequence ATGCGCGCGACGATCATCCACGGCGAGAAGGACATCCGGCTCGAAGAGGTCCCCGACCCCCGGCTCGTGTCGGGGCAGGACGCCATCGTGCGCGTCGTCGCGTCGTGCGTGTGCGGCTCCGACCTGTGGCACTACCGCGGCATCGCGTCCTCCGCGAAGGTCCCGCGTCCCATCGGGCACGAGTTCGTGGGCATCGTCGAGGAGGTCGCGGACGGCGTCGCGCGCGTGAAGGTCGGCGACTTCGTCATCGCGCCCTTCTACGACTGCGACATGACGTGCGCGAACTGCCGCAACGGCTTCAGCACGTCGTGCCTCGAGAAGGGCGACTGGGGCGGCGAGGACCACTGGGGCCATCCCGTCGACGGCGGCCAGGGCGAGTACGTGCGCGTGCCGCACGCCGACGGCACCCTCACCGTCGTGCCGGGCGGAGCGCCGTCCGACGATCTCGTCCCCGGCCTGCTGACGCTGTCGGACGTCTTCCTCACGGGCCACCACGCCGCGGTGTCGGCGGGCGTGACGGCGGGCTCGACGGTCGTCGTGGTGGGCGACGGCGCCGTGGGCCTGTCGGGCGTCCTGGCCTCGACGCGCCTCGGAGCCGGACGGATCGTCGCGATGTCGCGCCACGCGCCGCGCCAGGCCCTCGCCCGCGAGTTCGGCGCGACGGACGTCGTCGCCGAGCGCGGCGTGGAGGGCGTCGCCGCCGTGAAGGACCTCTTCGACGGGATCGGCCCCGACGCCGTGCTGGAGTGCGTCGGGACGAAGGAGTCGATGGATCAGGCCCTCCGCTCCGCGCGCCCCGGCGGACAGGTCGGCTTCGTCGGCGTCCCCCACGGAGAGCCCGAGCTGCCCGTGCGGCGGATGTTCTCGACCAACGTCGGCGTGCGCGGCGGCGTCGCTCCCGTGCGCAACTACGCGGAGGCCCTCCTGCCCGAGGTGCTCGACCGCACGATCGACCCGGGCCGCGTCTTCGACCTCGAGCTGCCGCTCGCCGACGTCGCCGAGGCCTATGCCGCGATGGACGAGCGCCGCGCGATCAAGACGCTCCTGCGGCCATGA
- a CDS encoding glycosyltransferase — translation MHIVIFGDQHVETLGGAQVSTRLQRAHLERAGHSVTVVAPRRRSRDPVNADDPAYLDLPSIPVTWDREYSFTWPGGATDAFIDRALSRRVARGAPMPDLVHVQADFWGAFLGHRLARRLRVPVVQTMHNRVDVGIEATTPFPALVLRALNAWRRRALPGSGPGDDGWAYLRGLARGASAVTAPSGHFARRLERHGVFGSVDVVWNGIDDDVRDRVLAAAPSARAEGRPRLVWVGRMSPEKRLLPLLEAFAASAADAELEVIGGGFEHERARRLAADRGIADRVAFAGRLSYEQTLGRIAAADALVQTSIGFETQGMTPFEAATLGTPSIISDPDVAGELDGGIWEVDAPEDEPSRVAALAASLRRAAADIASGSAPVPSERVAAEFRQSSRTAAMIEIYERVLTR, via the coding sequence GTGCACATCGTGATCTTCGGCGACCAGCACGTCGAGACGCTCGGCGGCGCACAGGTCTCCACGCGGCTGCAGCGCGCCCATCTCGAGCGCGCCGGCCACAGCGTGACCGTCGTGGCGCCGCGACGCCGGTCGCGCGACCCCGTGAACGCCGACGATCCGGCCTACCTCGACCTGCCGTCGATCCCCGTCACGTGGGACCGCGAGTACTCCTTCACCTGGCCGGGAGGCGCGACGGACGCCTTCATCGATCGCGCCCTGAGCCGTCGCGTGGCGCGCGGTGCGCCGATGCCCGACCTCGTGCACGTGCAGGCCGACTTCTGGGGCGCGTTCCTCGGCCACCGGCTCGCGCGGCGACTGCGGGTCCCCGTCGTCCAGACGATGCACAATCGCGTCGACGTGGGGATCGAGGCGACGACGCCGTTCCCGGCCCTCGTGCTGCGTGCGCTGAACGCCTGGCGGCGGCGTGCGCTGCCCGGGTCGGGACCGGGCGACGACGGATGGGCGTACCTGCGCGGCCTCGCCCGCGGCGCGAGCGCCGTGACGGCCCCGTCGGGACACTTCGCGCGCCGTCTCGAACGGCACGGCGTCTTCGGGAGCGTGGACGTCGTCTGGAACGGCATCGACGACGACGTGCGCGACCGCGTGCTCGCGGCGGCTCCCTCCGCGCGCGCGGAAGGGAGACCGCGCCTCGTGTGGGTGGGCCGGATGTCGCCGGAGAAACGGCTGCTCCCCCTGCTGGAGGCCTTCGCGGCGTCGGCCGCCGACGCCGAGCTGGAGGTCATCGGCGGCGGCTTCGAGCACGAGAGGGCGCGGCGCCTCGCGGCGGACCGGGGCATCGCGGACCGCGTCGCCTTCGCGGGGCGCCTCTCGTACGAGCAGACCCTCGGGCGCATCGCGGCGGCGGACGCCCTCGTGCAGACGTCGATCGGCTTCGAGACGCAGGGGATGACGCCGTTCGAGGCGGCGACGCTGGGGACGCCGTCGATCATCAGCGATCCCGACGTCGCGGGCGAGCTCGACGGGGGCATCTGGGAGGTCGACGCGCCGGAGGACGAGCCGTCCCGCGTCGCGGCGCTGGCCGCGTCCCTCCGCCGTGCGGCGGCGGACATCGCCTCGGGGAGCGCGCCCGTGCCGTCCGAGCGCGTGGCGGCGGAGTTCCGCCAGTCGTCGCGCACGGCCGCGATGATCGAGATCTACGAGCGGGTGCTCACGCGGTGA
- a CDS encoding Hsp20/alpha crystallin family protein codes for MAMFFDPFREFDRVAEQLLDRQGPRLVPMDLYRDGDHYVLSADLPGIDPGSVDIDVDGQLLTIRAERTTRSADGVKWITRERSSGSFLRQLNLGQGIDTEGISASYENGVLSVIIPISEKAKPRKVEVQHTVQGAETVGPALTS; via the coding sequence ATGGCAATGTTCTTCGACCCGTTCCGTGAGTTCGACCGTGTGGCCGAACAGCTCCTCGACCGACAGGGACCGCGGCTCGTGCCGATGGACCTGTACCGCGACGGGGACCATTACGTCCTGAGCGCCGACCTGCCCGGCATCGATCCGGGCAGCGTCGACATCGACGTCGACGGACAGCTGCTGACCATCCGCGCCGAGCGCACGACCCGCAGCGCCGACGGCGTCAAGTGGATCACCCGCGAGCGCTCCTCGGGCTCGTTCCTGCGCCAGCTCAACCTCGGCCAGGGCATCGACACCGAGGGCATCTCGGCGAGCTACGAGAACGGCGTGCTGAGCGTCATCATCCCGATCAGCGAGAAGGCGAAGCCGCGCAAGGTCGAGGTGCAGCACACCGTCCAGGGAGCCGAGACCGTCGGACCCGCGCTCACGTCCTGA
- a CDS encoding LacI family DNA-binding transcriptional regulator → MAQVSAADVARLAGVSGQTVSRVANGSPRVDPVTRARVESAMAALGYRPNRTARALRTGRTGTIGVVVRTLASVGNTRMLEAVTSAASAREHAVLVVTLSEADDRTAADAAFGALNDHGVDGAVVLNEATPTIHDAADPGFPVVAVDAATSERFTAISSDHAGGAALATAHLLSLGHAAVHHVAGPRGAFAADERERGWRAALADAGIAAPAPLRGDWTAATARRLGEALAADPAVTAVFAANDQTALGVLHAAHALGRDDLGVVGFDDVVDAADYWPPLTTVAQRFDELGAAAVDLLLARLDGRAVAARTVVPTRLVVRESARPVR, encoded by the coding sequence ATGGCGCAGGTCTCGGCGGCCGATGTCGCGCGGCTCGCCGGCGTGTCCGGCCAGACCGTCTCTCGCGTCGCGAACGGCTCGCCGCGCGTGGACCCCGTCACCCGCGCGCGCGTCGAGAGCGCGATGGCCGCCCTCGGGTACCGGCCGAACCGGACGGCCCGCGCCCTGCGGACGGGGCGGACGGGCACGATCGGCGTCGTCGTGCGCACGCTCGCCTCGGTGGGGAACACGCGCATGCTCGAGGCCGTCACCTCGGCCGCCTCCGCGCGGGAGCACGCCGTGCTCGTCGTGACGCTCTCCGAGGCCGACGACAGGACCGCCGCGGACGCCGCCTTCGGCGCGCTGAACGATCACGGCGTCGACGGCGCCGTCGTCCTCAACGAGGCGACGCCCACCATCCACGATGCGGCGGACCCCGGCTTCCCCGTCGTCGCGGTCGACGCCGCGACGAGCGAGCGCTTCACGGCGATCTCGTCCGACCACGCCGGGGGAGCCGCGCTCGCGACGGCGCACCTCCTCTCGCTCGGGCACGCGGCCGTGCACCACGTCGCGGGTCCGCGCGGCGCGTTCGCTGCGGACGAGCGCGAGCGCGGCTGGCGGGCGGCGCTGGCGGATGCCGGGATCGCGGCTCCCGCTCCGCTGCGCGGCGACTGGACGGCGGCGACGGCACGGCGCCTCGGAGAGGCCCTCGCCGCGGACCCCGCCGTGACGGCGGTGTTCGCGGCCAACGATCAGACCGCCCTCGGCGTCCTGCACGCCGCCCACGCGCTCGGACGGGACGACCTCGGCGTCGTGGGGTTCGACGACGTCGTCGACGCCGCGGACTACTGGCCGCCCCTCACGACGGTCGCCCAGCGCTTCGACGAGCTCGGCGCCGCCGCGGTCGACCTGCTCCTGGCACGCCTCGACGGCCGCGCCGTCGCCGCGCGCACGGTCGTCCCGACCCGGCTCGTCGTCCGCGAGAGCGCCCGTCCGGTGCGCTGA
- the galT gene encoding galactose-1-phosphate uridylyltransferase codes for MEAPATTLGAGVVKRAARLADGRELIYYDDPGTTLPAERRIDERALAPRPETATMRRDVLTGDWISMAAARQNRAFLPPAELDPLAPQSPANPSEVPSLYDVAVFENRSPSFGPALDLATGDAPAAADPPLGPDDLDTPGLGRSRTSVGRCEVVCFSPERTGSFGTQSVTRARTVIEAWADRTAALAALPGIRQVFPFENRGEQIGVTLHHPHGQIYAYPYVTPRTRLLLQAIEREGADLFERIVAFEEQGPRVVLEADHWIAYVPFAARWPVEVHLAPRRHAPDFTALTDPERDELATVYLRLLQGVDRLYDTPTPYIAAWHQAPVDVARDSARLHLQLTSPRRAADKLKYLAGSESAMGAWIGDIPPEQAAARLREAVGA; via the coding sequence ATGGAGGCACCGGCGACGACGCTGGGCGCCGGGGTCGTGAAGCGGGCCGCACGCCTGGCCGACGGCCGTGAGCTCATCTACTACGACGACCCGGGCACGACGCTGCCGGCGGAGCGCCGCATCGACGAGCGCGCGCTCGCACCCCGGCCGGAGACCGCGACCATGCGCCGCGACGTGCTGACGGGCGACTGGATCTCGATGGCGGCCGCCCGGCAGAACCGGGCGTTCCTCCCGCCCGCCGAGCTCGACCCGCTCGCTCCCCAGTCGCCGGCGAACCCCTCGGAGGTGCCGAGCCTCTACGACGTCGCCGTCTTCGAGAACAGGTCGCCGTCGTTCGGCCCCGCGCTCGACCTGGCGACGGGCGACGCCCCCGCCGCCGCCGACCCGCCCCTCGGCCCCGACGACCTCGACACCCCCGGCCTCGGCCGCAGCCGCACCTCGGTGGGGCGCTGCGAGGTCGTCTGCTTCAGCCCCGAGCGCACGGGCTCGTTCGGCACGCAGTCGGTGACCCGCGCCCGGACGGTCATCGAGGCGTGGGCCGACCGCACGGCCGCGCTGGCGGCGCTGCCGGGCATCCGCCAGGTGTTCCCCTTCGAGAACCGCGGCGAGCAGATCGGCGTCACCCTGCACCATCCGCACGGCCAGATCTACGCGTACCCCTACGTCACCCCGCGGACGAGGCTGCTGCTGCAGGCGATCGAGCGGGAGGGCGCGGACCTCTTCGAGCGCATCGTCGCGTTCGAGGAGCAGGGGCCGCGCGTCGTCCTCGAGGCGGATCACTGGATCGCCTACGTGCCCTTCGCCGCACGCTGGCCCGTCGAGGTGCATCTCGCTCCGCGTCGGCACGCGCCCGACTTCACGGCGCTGACCGACCCGGAGCGCGACGAGCTCGCCACGGTGTACCTGAGGCTCCTGCAGGGCGTCGACCGCCTGTACGACACTCCCACCCCCTACATCGCGGCCTGGCATCAGGCGCCGGTCGACGTGGCGCGCGACTCCGCCCGTCTGCACCTCCAGCTCACGTCGCCTCGTCGGGCGGCGGACAAGCTCAAGTACCTCGCCGGATCGGAGTCCGCCATGGGGGCGTGGATCGGCGACATCCCGCCGGAGCAGGCGGCGGCGCGTCTGCGCGAGGCGGTGGGCGCATGA
- a CDS encoding SH3 domain-containing protein, with translation MSVPGASARLTADHEIPARAPLRVRAGKTVRVGDRDAEWPAFVLVRAEGGEGWVPSRHLDGARPEARVVEAYDTTELPARSGVVVEIVADDDASGWAWCRDAAGREGWVPHRVLHVL, from the coding sequence ATGAGCGTGCCCGGCGCGTCGGCGCGTCTGACGGCCGATCACGAGATCCCCGCACGCGCGCCCCTGCGCGTCCGCGCCGGCAAGACCGTGCGGGTCGGCGACCGAGACGCGGAGTGGCCGGCGTTCGTCCTCGTGCGTGCGGAAGGCGGCGAGGGATGGGTCCCGTCGCGGCACCTCGACGGCGCACGGCCCGAGGCGCGCGTGGTCGAGGCCTACGACACGACCGAGCTGCCGGCGCGCTCGGGCGTCGTCGTCGAGATCGTCGCCGACGACGACGCGAGCGGATGGGCGTGGTGCCGCGACGCCGCGGGCCGAGAGGGATGGGTCCCGCACCGGGTGCTGCACGTGCTCTGA
- a CDS encoding DUF7059 domain-containing protein translates to MTPNPDPALCRGLAADLAAARFRSEALRAMWGVEADDAIGRSLRAPALRAIRHRDDLLAVLARLLIFGVAQPRRDVDAALPRTGAAGLASLGLAAVEGGTVTPLAILRPQSFHDDRGPGEWLVASDLDEIALGGGALAEDHVLGVGGASLTLAGLQLPTPAAAVLDLGTGCGVQALRARRYGESVVATDVSRRALRFAELNAALNGVEAIETREGSLFEPVRGETFDRIVSNPPFVITPRAKGVPAYEYRDGGLVGDALVQQVVTGVGGHLKPGGVAQFLGNWETKNGLAGLDRVRAWVEASDAPLDAWIVEREQLDPVAYAEMWIRDGGTSPGSAAHDALLDAWLDDFADRGVTAIGFGYVLLRRAEGAPTLARYESVSQPIPSEGGLGAHLAAALAAHDRVAGLDEAGLLAAHLKAAPDVTEARHHLPGAADPSVIELRQGGGFGRSAPADPALAALVGACDGELSIGQIVGAIAQLMEVDERTLRSGLLPAVRELLVDGFLAFV, encoded by the coding sequence GTGACGCCGAACCCGGACCCCGCCCTCTGCCGTGGTCTCGCCGCCGATCTCGCGGCGGCGCGCTTCCGCTCCGAGGCGCTGCGAGCGATGTGGGGCGTCGAGGCCGACGATGCGATCGGCCGCAGCCTGCGTGCTCCGGCGCTCCGCGCCATCCGCCACCGGGACGACCTGCTCGCCGTGCTCGCGCGCCTGCTGATCTTCGGGGTGGCGCAGCCCCGACGCGACGTCGACGCCGCGCTCCCCCGCACGGGGGCGGCCGGTCTCGCATCCCTCGGGCTCGCCGCGGTCGAGGGCGGGACGGTCACTCCGCTCGCCATCCTGCGACCGCAGTCCTTCCACGACGACCGCGGCCCCGGCGAATGGCTCGTCGCGAGCGACCTCGACGAGATCGCGCTCGGGGGAGGCGCGCTCGCCGAGGACCACGTGCTCGGCGTGGGCGGCGCCTCGCTCACCCTCGCGGGCCTGCAGCTCCCGACCCCGGCCGCGGCGGTGCTCGACCTCGGCACGGGCTGCGGCGTGCAGGCCCTGCGCGCCCGGCGCTACGGCGAGAGCGTGGTCGCGACGGACGTCTCGCGGCGCGCCCTGCGCTTCGCCGAGCTCAACGCGGCCCTGAACGGCGTCGAGGCGATCGAGACGCGCGAGGGATCGCTCTTCGAGCCGGTGCGGGGCGAGACGTTCGACCGCATCGTGTCGAATCCTCCCTTCGTCATCACGCCGCGCGCGAAGGGCGTGCCCGCGTACGAGTACCGCGACGGCGGACTCGTCGGCGACGCCCTCGTGCAGCAGGTCGTGACCGGGGTCGGCGGGCACCTGAAGCCCGGCGGCGTCGCGCAGTTCCTCGGGAACTGGGAGACGAAGAACGGCCTCGCGGGCCTCGACCGGGTGCGTGCCTGGGTGGAGGCCTCGGACGCCCCGCTGGACGCATGGATCGTCGAGCGGGAGCAGCTCGACCCCGTCGCGTACGCCGAGATGTGGATCCGCGACGGCGGCACGTCACCGGGCAGCGCCGCGCACGATGCGCTGCTGGACGCCTGGCTGGACGACTTCGCCGACCGCGGCGTCACGGCGATCGGCTTCGGGTACGTGCTGCTCCGCCGTGCGGAAGGCGCCCCGACGCTCGCGCGCTACGAGAGCGTGTCCCAGCCCATCCCGTCGGAGGGCGGCCTCGGCGCGCACCTGGCCGCCGCGCTGGCCGCGCACGATCGCGTGGCCGGGCTCGACGAGGCGGGCCTGCTCGCGGCGCACCTGAAGGCCGCGCCCGACGTCACGGAGGCGCGGCACCACCTTCCCGGGGCCGCCGACCCGAGCGTCATCGAGCTGCGGCAGGGCGGGGGCTTCGGGCGCTCGGCGCCGGCCGACCCCGCGCTCGCGGCGCTCGTCGGGGCCTGCGACGGCGAGCTCTCGATCGGGCAGATCGTCGGAGCGATCGCGCAGCTCATGGAGGTCGACGAGCGCACGCTCCGCTCCGGGCTGCTCCCCGCCGTCCGCGAGCTCCTCGTCGACGGGTTCCTCGCGTTCGTCTGA
- the galK gene encoding galactokinase, producing the protein MTGAQRQAVALFAELTGHDADGVWSAPGRANLIGEHTDYNEGFVLPFAIEHRTYAAAGMRSDGTVRVVSTFDGEPFSLAVSALAETFDGARGRAVASGAVPEWAAYPLGIAWAALAATGRDAADVPGVDIAFASDVPVGAGLSSSAAIEGAAASALNDLWSLDLGGLAIAKLGRTAENDAVGAPTGIMDQVSSTLGRVDAATFLDCRTLETASVDLGLAREGLALVVIDTQVSHAHSTGGYRDRRASCEKGAAGMGVPSLRDLTIVDLDRAERVLDDVTFRRVRHIVTENQRVLDTVETLRTAGPRGVGGLLVASHVSMRDDFEISTAELDAAIDAALAVGAIGARMTGGGFGGAALALVETGRVDDVAEAAGRAFAARGFAAPHTFTVTPSEGARRDA; encoded by the coding sequence ATGACCGGGGCGCAGCGGCAGGCCGTCGCGCTCTTCGCCGAGCTGACGGGACACGACGCCGACGGCGTCTGGTCGGCCCCGGGCCGGGCGAACCTCATCGGCGAGCACACCGACTACAACGAGGGCTTCGTGCTGCCCTTCGCGATCGAGCACCGGACGTATGCCGCTGCCGGTATGCGCTCGGACGGCACCGTCCGCGTGGTGTCGACCTTCGACGGCGAGCCGTTCTCCCTGGCGGTGTCGGCCCTCGCCGAGACGTTCGACGGTGCGCGGGGGCGCGCCGTCGCGAGCGGCGCCGTGCCGGAGTGGGCCGCCTATCCCCTCGGGATCGCGTGGGCCGCGCTCGCCGCGACCGGTCGCGACGCCGCGGACGTCCCGGGCGTCGACATCGCGTTCGCCTCGGACGTCCCGGTCGGCGCGGGCTTGTCGTCGTCGGCCGCGATCGAGGGCGCCGCCGCCTCGGCGCTGAACGACCTGTGGTCGCTGGATCTCGGCGGCCTCGCGATCGCGAAGCTCGGCCGCACCGCGGAGAACGACGCCGTCGGAGCCCCGACGGGCATCATGGACCAGGTCTCGTCGACGCTCGGCCGCGTCGACGCGGCGACCTTCCTCGACTGCCGCACCCTCGAGACGGCGTCCGTCGACCTCGGCCTCGCTCGCGAGGGCCTCGCGCTCGTCGTGATCGACACGCAGGTGTCGCACGCCCACTCCACCGGCGGGTACCGCGACCGGCGTGCCTCGTGCGAGAAGGGCGCAGCCGGCATGGGCGTCCCCTCGCTCCGCGACCTGACGATCGTGGACCTCGATCGCGCCGAGCGGGTCCTCGACGACGTGACGTTCCGCCGCGTGCGGCACATCGTGACGGAGAACCAGCGGGTGCTCGACACGGTGGAGACGCTGCGGACGGCCGGCCCCCGCGGGGTCGGAGGCCTGCTCGTCGCGTCGCACGTGTCCATGCGCGACGACTTCGAGATCTCGACCGCCGAACTCGACGCCGCCATTGACGCGGCGCTCGCCGTGGGAGCGATCGGCGCGCGGATGACCGGCGGCGGGTTCGGCGGCGCGGCGCTCGCGCTCGTCGAGACCGGCAGGGTCGACGACGTCGCGGAGGCGGCGGGCCGCGCGTTCGCGGCCCGGGGGTTCGCGGCTCCGCACACGTTCACGGTGACGCCGTCGGAGGGCGCCCGCCGGGACGCGTGA
- a CDS encoding CCA tRNA nucleotidyltransferase has translation MLNMAAGLARLGDLATSPVVATLARAFADAGHDLAVVGGPVRDALLGRATHDLDFTTDARPDDILRIVTPISSAQWDIGRAFGTIGARVKGEQVEITTYRADSYDGATRKPTVEFGDTLESDLARRDFTVNAMALRVPAVTLVDPAGGVEDLLAGVLRTPIDPRVSFGDDPLRMLRAARFSSQLGFDIEGGTLAAIGDLRETLRIVSPERIRAELTRLLQTDDPVRGIRVLVESRLVEEFLPEIPALRLEVDEHHHHKDVYEHSLTVLTQAIEHERLRRPDAAPDVPLRLAALLHDIGKPRTRKLEPGGAVTFHHHDLVGARMARKRLQALRYDGDTIGSVTTLIELHLRFFGYAEGAWTDSAVRRYVRDAGDEIERLHILTRADVTTRNRRKAARLAGAYDDIEARIATLREQEQLEAIRPDLDGNRIQEILGIPPGPAVGKAYRFLLELRLDEGVLGAEEAEQRLRAWWAEQD, from the coding sequence ATGCTCAACATGGCCGCCGGACTCGCACGCCTCGGCGACCTCGCGACATCACCCGTCGTCGCGACGCTCGCTCGCGCGTTCGCCGATGCGGGGCACGACCTCGCCGTCGTCGGCGGTCCCGTCCGCGATGCGCTGCTGGGGCGTGCCACGCACGACCTCGACTTCACGACGGACGCGAGGCCCGACGACATCCTCCGGATCGTCACGCCGATCTCCTCGGCGCAGTGGGACATCGGGCGCGCCTTCGGCACGATCGGCGCGCGCGTCAAGGGCGAGCAGGTCGAGATCACGACATACCGCGCCGACAGCTATGACGGCGCGACGCGCAAGCCCACCGTGGAGTTCGGCGACACGCTCGAGTCCGACCTCGCCCGACGCGACTTCACGGTCAACGCCATGGCGCTGCGGGTGCCCGCCGTGACGCTCGTCGACCCTGCGGGCGGCGTCGAGGACCTCCTCGCGGGCGTCCTGCGCACGCCGATCGATCCGCGCGTGAGCTTCGGCGACGACCCGCTCAGGATGCTCCGCGCCGCCCGCTTCTCCTCGCAGCTCGGCTTCGACATCGAAGGCGGCACGCTCGCGGCGATCGGAGACCTGCGCGAGACGCTCAGGATCGTCAGCCCCGAGCGCATCCGGGCCGAGCTCACGCGCCTGCTGCAGACCGACGACCCCGTTCGGGGCATCCGCGTCCTCGTCGAGTCCCGGCTCGTCGAGGAGTTCCTGCCCGAGATCCCGGCGCTGCGGCTCGAGGTCGACGAGCACCACCACCACAAGGACGTCTACGAGCACTCCCTCACGGTCCTGACGCAGGCGATCGAGCACGAGCGGCTCCGCCGTCCGGATGCCGCGCCCGACGTGCCGCTGCGCCTCGCGGCGCTCCTCCACGACATCGGCAAGCCGCGCACGCGGAAGCTCGAGCCCGGCGGCGCCGTGACGTTCCACCACCACGACCTCGTGGGGGCGCGGATGGCCCGCAAGCGCCTGCAGGCGCTGCGGTACGACGGCGACACGATCGGCTCCGTGACGACCCTCATCGAGCTGCACCTCCGTTTCTTCGGCTACGCCGAGGGCGCGTGGACCGACTCGGCCGTCCGCCGCTACGTGCGCGACGCCGGCGACGAGATCGAGCGCCTGCACATCCTCACGCGAGCGGACGTCACGACGCGAAACCGTCGCAAGGCGGCTCGTCTCGCGGGTGCCTACGACGACATCGAGGCCCGCATCGCGACGCTCCGCGAGCAGGAGCAGCTCGAGGCCATCCGCCCCGACCTCGACGGCAACCGCATCCAGGAGATCCTGGGCATCCCCCCGGGGCCGGCGGTCGGCAAGGCCTACCGGTTCCTCCTCGAGCTGCGTCTCGACGAGGGCGTGCTGGGCGCGGAGGAGGCCGAGCAGCGCCTGCGGGCCTGGTGGGCCGAGCAGGACTGA
- a CDS encoding glycosyltransferase, translated as MTTPAPDASPSRASSGERPLTVLLGCDTFSPDINGAARFAERLAAGLVQRGHDVHVSAPNTRWRRTAPRTEVIEGESLTMHRLPSVRLPWHEWLRFVWPWRSKHYARQVLDAVNPDVVHIQSHIVIGRGLAREARRRGIPVIATNHVMPENILDSTRLPEALNRVLLTLAWADAKRTFDLTAAVTTPTRRAADFLETTIDIAGVVPISCGIDKANYTPDLAPRTENRVVFVGRLTSEKQVDVIVRAVARLDPALDTRLDLVGDGDQRAALERLAEELGIGDRVTFFGHTTDEVLRGALTRASVFAIASIAELQSIATMEAMASGLPVVAANAVALPHLVSDGENGYLFEPGDVDALVARLTDVLTAEPEERARMQRASLRMVDAHDITRTLDTFEALYRGDALPA; from the coding sequence GTGACCACCCCCGCGCCCGACGCATCGCCCTCCCGGGCATCATCCGGCGAGCGGCCGCTCACCGTCCTGCTGGGCTGTGACACGTTCTCCCCCGACATCAACGGAGCGGCCCGGTTCGCCGAGCGACTCGCGGCGGGGCTCGTCCAGCGCGGCCACGACGTGCACGTGAGCGCGCCGAACACGAGATGGAGGCGGACCGCACCGCGCACGGAGGTCATCGAGGGCGAGTCGCTGACGATGCACCGGTTGCCGTCGGTCCGGCTGCCGTGGCACGAGTGGCTGCGGTTCGTCTGGCCGTGGCGCTCCAAGCACTACGCGCGCCAGGTGCTCGACGCCGTCAACCCCGACGTCGTGCACATCCAGTCGCACATCGTCATCGGCCGCGGCCTCGCCCGCGAGGCCCGTCGGCGCGGGATCCCGGTCATCGCGACGAACCACGTGATGCCGGAGAACATCCTCGACTCCACGCGCCTGCCCGAGGCGCTCAACCGGGTCCTCCTCACGCTCGCATGGGCCGACGCCAAGCGCACGTTCGATCTCACCGCCGCCGTGACGACGCCCACGCGGAGGGCCGCCGACTTCCTCGAGACGACCATCGACATCGCCGGGGTCGTCCCCATCAGCTGCGGCATCGACAAGGCGAACTACACGCCCGACCTCGCTCCGCGCACCGAGAACCGCGTGGTCTTCGTGGGTCGCCTCACGAGCGAGAAGCAGGTCGACGTCATCGTGCGCGCCGTCGCGAGGCTCGACCCGGCTCTCGACACGCGGCTCGATCTCGTCGGCGACGGCGATCAGCGGGCGGCCCTGGAGAGGCTCGCGGAGGAGCTCGGCATCGGCGACCGCGTCACCTTCTTCGGGCACACCACCGACGAGGTGCTGCGCGGCGCGCTCACGCGGGCGTCCGTCTTCGCGATCGCCTCCATCGCCGAGCTCCAGTCGATCGCGACCATGGAGGCCATGGCGTCGGGGCTGCCCGTCGTCGCGGCGAACGCCGTCGCGCTCCCGCACCTCGTGAGCGACGGCGAGAACGGGTACCTGTTCGAGCCCGGCGACGTCGACGCCCTCGTCGCGCGGCTGACGGACGTGCTCACGGCCGAGCCCGAGGAGCGCGCCCGCATGCAGCGGGCCTCGCTGCGGATGGTCGACGCCCACGACATCACGCGCACGCTCGACACCTTCGAGGCGCTGTACCGCGGCGACGCGCTCCCCGCGTAG